The following proteins come from a genomic window of Malus sylvestris chromosome 4, drMalSylv7.2, whole genome shotgun sequence:
- the LOC126618064 gene encoding cytochrome b5-like, with protein sequence MGGDGKVFTLAQVSEHNTPKDCWLIISGKVYDVTRFLEDHPGGDDVLVSATGKDATDDFEDVGHSENARGMLKDFYVGEIDASTIPKSTTYTPPKQPNYNQDKTSEFIIKLLQFLVPIAILGLAFGIRLYSKSS encoded by the exons ATGGGTGGTGACGGAAAGGTTTTCACTTTGGCTCAAGTCTCCGAGCACAACACCCCCAAGGACTGCTGGCTAATCATCAGTGGCAAG GTTTATGATGTGACCAGGTTCTTGGAGGACCATCCTGGTGGTGATGATGTTTTGGTGTCAGCAACGG GGAAGGATGCAACTGATGATTTTGAGGACGTGGGTCATAGCGAGAATGCCAGAGGTATGTTGAAGGACTTCTACGTGGGAGAGATTGATGCCTCTACTATCCCCAAAAGTACCACATATACTCCGCCGAAGCAGCCTAATTACAATCAGGACAAGACTTCAGAGTTTATCATCAAACTTCTCCAGTTCCTGGTTCCCATTGCAATCTTGGGTTTGGCTTTTGGCATCCGCCTTTACTCCAAGTCATCTTAA